GCGAAGCGCCCGCGCTGAGGCGCGAGCGCTGGGACACGCCGGATGGCGACTTTGTCGATTGCGATTGGCTGGAGCTGCCGCCCGCAGCCCAGCCTCGGCCCCTGCTGGTGCTCTTTCATGGGCTGGAAGGCAGCTCGGCCAGTCACTATTCACAGGCCTTTGCCAGCCATGCGCAGCAGCTCGGTTGGGACTGTGCGCTGCCTCATTTCCGGGGCTGCTCGGGCGAGTTGAATCGTGCGCCGCGCGCCTATCACTCGGGCGACTACCTGGAAATTGGCTGGATGCTGGCGCAGGCTGCCGCCCATCACCCCGGGCCGATGGTGGCCGTGGGCGTGTCGCTGGGCGGCAATGCCCTGTTGCGCTGGGCCCAGGAGGCCGGCGAGCAGGCCGGTCGCACCGTCAAGGCCTTGGCCGCGATCTCGGCGCCGCTGGATCTGGCGGCGGCCAGCCACGCCATTCATCGGGGGCTGAATCGGCAGCTCTACACCCGCTATTTCCTGCGCAGCATGATTCCGCGCGGACTTAAAAAATTGCAGCAGCACCCCGGCTTGTTTGACGGCGAGCGGCTGGCGCGGGCGCGCAGCCTGGTGGAGTTCGATGAGATCTTCACCGCGCCGCTGCACGGCTTTCGCAATGCGGCGGACTACTACGCCCGTGCCAGCGCCGGCCCGCATCTGGCTCGCCTGCGCGTGCCCAGCCTGGTGCTGAACGCGCGCAACGACCCCTTTGTGCCTTTCCACAGCCTGCCCCGGCCGCAGCCCTACGGCCATGCGCCGCTCACGCTGTGGCAGCCCGCGCATGGCGGCCATGTGGGCTTCCCGGCTGGGCGTTGGCCCGGGCATGCGCTGGGCCTGCCCATCAGCGTCTGCGCCTGGCTGGAGCAGCACCTTGGATGAGATCGTCCGGGCCGCACTGAAGAAGTGGCCCAATGTGCCGGACTGCCGGGGCTGGCTGGCCCTGGACGCACGGGGCGATTGGTATATGCGCGACGAGGCTTGCCAGCGCGCCGGCGCCTTTCCCCATCCCAAGGGCAGCCCGGTGCGGCACGACAAGCTGCGTGAGTTCATCAACCGAAATTACGAGGCGGACGCGCAAGGGGCTTGGTTCTTCCAGAACGGCCCGCAGCGTGTGTATGTGGAGCTGGAGGCCGCACCCCTGGTGCTGCGCCTGCTGGACGACGGCGGCCTGGAAGACCACACAGGCACGCCATTGAGCGCGCAGTCTTGCTGGCTTGATGAGGAAGGCTGGCTCTATGTCCAGACCGAACGCGGCCTGGGCCTGGTGCACAGCCAGGACATGGGCCGTGCGGCCGATCGTATTGAGGCCGGCGACTGGGATCCGCGGCCTGTGACCCGAGCGGAGTTGCCGGGTCGATTCGGCTTCGTGAGGAAGCCTTGATGCCCTGAAAAGCAAAAGGCCACCCGAGGGTGGCCTTGCATTGGGGGGCGACGGCTTACTGCGCTGCCGAAGCCGGTGCGGCCGGCGCCTTGGGCTCGTCGAACTTGCCGCCGCTCTGGTTGGCCATATAGACCACGGCGCGGGCGATCTCGTAGTCGCTAAAGTCGCCACCGCCCTGGGCGCCCATGGCGCCCTTGCCCTTCAGGGCCGAGTTCAGCAGGGCGTCAAAGCCACCCTTCAGGCGCGGGCCCCAGGCGGCCGCATCGGCCAGCTTGGGCGCACCGGCGGCGCCGGTGCCGTGGCAGGCCGCGCACTGGGCTTGGTAGACCTGCTCGCCGGTCTTCATGGCGGCCAGATCGCCGGCGGCCTTGACCACCACATTGCCGATTGGCTTGATGCGCTCGGCCACCGCTTCGGCTTCCATGCCAGTGCTGCCCGCAGCGGGCTTGAACTGGCCCGACACGTAATTGGCCAGCAGGATGATCACGAGGATGGGCACGGCAAAGGCAAAGAACACCGCCCAGGCCAATTGCTTGGGGGTCTTGATCGGGCCTTCGTGGCTGTCGTGGGCGTCGTGGCTCATGCGGTCCTCTGTTGTTGTGCGGGGCCTTGGGAAAAGGCGCGGCAGTATAGCGGCGGGGGGGTCTCTACCTTGCGCATAGAATGCGCGCCTTCGCTGCGACCGTGGTGAAGTGGATATCATGCGGCCCTCCGAAGGCCACGTCGCAAGTTCGATTCTTGCCGGTCGCGCCAGATTCAAAAGCAAAGCCCGCACAGCAATGGCCGTGCGGGCTTTGTGCTTTCTGACTCAGAAGGTGGCCTGGGCCGAGAAGGTCAGCATCTTGTGCTTGCCGAAGAAGTCGTAGAAGGTTGGCGTGGTCTTGTCCTTGGAGATGTCGTACTGCGCCTTGAGGGCCCAGTTCTTGTTCAGGTCGTAGCGCAGTGACAAGCTGTGCGAGTCGCGCGCTTCGATTCCGAAACCCAAGTCCTTGGTCTCATAGTGCGAGACGGTGGCCATCGGCGTCCAGTCGCCAATCTTGTAGCCCACCCCGATCAGGTAGTAGTCGTACTGGCCTTTGATGTTCTTTTGCTTGAGCCGATTCAGCTCGGTGCGCACCAGCCAGTTTGCCCCGTCGTAGTTCAAGGACAGCGCCATGATGGTGGTGGGCTCGGGGTTCAAAAGATTCGTGCGGCCACCGCCCGGGAGGTCTTGCCAAATTGAGTCCTTGTAGCGCATCACCATCACGCGGCCATTCCATTCCCCGCGCGTCAGTGTGATGTAGCCGCCGAAAATGTTGCCCCACTTCTCATGCGTGTTGTCGCCCCAATAGATTTGGGTGTTGTAGGGCGCGTTGCGATGCGTGAAGCTGCCGGCCCAGAGGTTGGCATCCACCGTGAAGCTGCCCCATTGCCCCGTGTAGGCGGCATTGGCGCCGTCGTAGGCGTAGATGGGCCACCCATAGACATCTTGCGGTGGCCGCACCCAGGGGTAGGCGGTGCCGATATAGAGGAAGTCGCTGTAGTAGTAGAGCGGAATGCGCTTGCGCCCGGCCTGCAGGGTCCAGTGATCGTTCAGGTTCCAGGAGACATAGGCCCAGTCCAGGGTGGGCTGCATGTCCTTGTTGTTGGGCCGGGCCAGCACCTGGGCGGTGGCGGAGAACTGATCTCCCATGCGCATCGTGCCCTGAACACCGATGAGTGACTCCTGATCCGCTTGCCAGCCGCGGTTCTTCTCATAGACCCCGACGTATTCCCAATTGGCAATGGCACAGGGGCACTGGCGGGTCTGGGTGCCGCCGAGCGGCAAGGTCAGCACCTTGTCATCTCCCGAAAGCACTTTGCCCACGGTGTATTGCCCAAAGCCACTGAGATGGAATTGGACGCCCTCGGCCAGACCCCAGGCCGGCGCCAGGGCCAGGGCGGCTCCAAAGATTGCTGAAGTTGCTCGCATGCTGGGCTCCTTTTATTTGATTTCTGCGACCACGCGCACGCTGGGGTCCACCAGCGCGGCCTCGATATAGCCCACCATGTTCGGGTTGGCGGCGATCAACTTCTTGACCGCTGCGCCGTCGCCGGCGTCCTGCGGCGGCTGGCCTTTGCCCGTGAACATGATGCGCGACCAGTAGGCCTTCATCTGGGCCTCGCTCTTGCCGGCGGCCTTTTGGTAGAAGCCGGAGTAGCCTTCACTGCCGGCCTTTTGATCGATAGGCACGGCCTTCTCGCCGTTGGGGAAGCTCTTGGCTGTGCCCATGAAGATGGCACTGACCTCATCCGCACTGAGCTTGGGGGGGGCTTTGCTGTCCTTGGCGACGACGACGGCCAGACTTTGGGCCAAGGCGACAGGACTCCCTGCAAGGGCCCCTAGCAGGGCGGGCAGGAGCAGGGCTCGCAGGCGATGTGGCAGGAACGTGATCAAGATGACCTCCGCAAATCGTGGAACGCCTCTACGGTGTGGCCCCGTCTGCTGCAGGCTGCCGACACCCCGACCCCCCTCACAGCCCCATCAAAGCAGCTTGCTCCCGGTCTGGCATCCGGGTTTGCCAGGGGCTGCGGCGCCCGCGCGACGGCTCAGCGCGAAGAAGGAGCTTGGCCGTGCAGGGCCACGGCATCCGGGCCATAGGCCGCCAGGGCTTGTTGAGCCGCAGGGCTTAGCGGTGTGGCTTGATCAAAGCCCTGGCGCTCCCAAAAGGCGCGCGAGTTCTGCACCGCCACCAGGGCACGAACGCGCTGGCCGGCCTGGGTGGCAAGGGTGTCAAAGCACTGGCGTAGCTGGGTGCCCAGGCCCCGGCCTTGCCAGTCCGGGTGTATGGCCAGGTCGTGCAAGTAGTAGCAGTCGGGATCGGCCGGCAACAGGGTCAGAGCACCGTGCAGCGCCAGGGGCTGGCCCAGGCGCGCCGGGTGTGAGAACAGATAGGCGCCCACCTGCGCCTCGGCCTGGGCCACCCAGCAACCCTGCGGGTAAAGCGCCAGCTTGGCGCCCAACACCGTCCAGTCTTCATGGAAGTGGGGGCCGTAGGCGGCCTGCTGAATCGCCAGCACCGCAGCGGCGTCGCTGGCGTGCATCGGGCGCAGCTTCATGGGCGGCGGGGCGGGCCGGCGCGCAGCGGCCGCAGCAACTCATGCAAGCCGTTGTGATCGATCTCGAACATCAGCTCCAGCAGGCGTCCGATCTCGCCCTTGGGAAAGCCTTCGCGGGCGAACCAGTGGAGGTAGTTGCCCGGCAGGTCGGCGATCACCACGCCCTGGTGCTTGCCGAAGGGCATGGTCTGCGTGACGAGTGCTTCCAGATCCTGGGCGCGCATGGTCAGGCCGGGCCCAACACCCGCATCGAGTAGTCGGTGGCCTGCACATCCTTGGTCAGGGTGCCCAGGCTGATGCGGTCCACACCGGTGGCGGCGGTTTCGCGCAGGCGCTCCAGCGTCAGGCCGCCGCTGGCCTCCAGCAAGGCGCGGCCTTGGGTCAGGGCCACGGCCTCGCGCATCAGGGCGGGGCTGAAGTTGTCCAGCAGCACGCTCACGGCACCGGCGTCCAGGGCCTCGCGCAGTTGGTCCACGGTCTCGACCTCAATCTGAATACCCACACCGCTGTGGAGTGCCTGAGCTGCGCGCAGTGCCGCGGCCACGCCACCGGCGGCGGCGATGTGGTTCTCTTTGATCAGGATGCCGTCGTACAGCGCCAGGCGCTGGTTGGCGCCGCCGCCGATGCGCACCGCGTACTTCTGCGCCAGCCGCAGGCCCGGCAGGGTCTTGCGTGTGTCCAGCACCACGCAGCCGCGAGGGTTGGGGCTGGCGCCGTCGATGGCGCGGGCGTGCTGGCGGGTGCGCGTGGCCACGGCCGAGAGGGTCTGCAGGAAGTTGAGCGCCGGACGCTCGGCGCTCAAGAGCGCGCGGCCATCGGCTTCGATGTCAAGAATGACCTGGTCGGGCTGCATGTCGGCGCCTTCGGTCACATGCCAGCGCAGGATGGCGTTGGGGTCCAGGGCCAGGAAGACGTCGTTGAACCACGGCTGGCCGCAGCACACGGCCGCTTCGCGTACGCGCACCTGGGCCAGTACGCGCTGCCCGGCGGGCGTCAGACGGGCGGTCCAGTCGGCCACGCCGATGTCTTCGAACAGGGCGTCGCGCACATTGCGCGCACGCGCTTCGCTCAGGGTTTCGTTGTGGTCGAACAAGGGGATCTCCGAATGGGGCAGGCCGCGTGCGGCATTGTCTGGTCCCGGCTCAGCGCCGGCTCGGGGACAGGGGGCTCGTCTCGCCCGCAGCTTGCCAGGCGCTGCCAGGTGCTTGGTGTTCCAGCTCGGCTTGCAGG
Above is a window of Inhella inkyongensis DNA encoding:
- a CDS encoding phosphate ABC transporter substrate-binding protein; its protein translation is MAQSLAVVVAKDSKAPPKLSADEVSAIFMGTAKSFPNGEKAVPIDQKAGSEGYSGFYQKAAGKSEAQMKAYWSRIMFTGKGQPPQDAGDGAAVKKLIAANPNMVGYIEAALVDPSVRVVAEIK
- a CDS encoding YheT family hydrolase, producing the protein MRRRPQPIPAPRWLPGGHVQTIWPKLFGRLHHGEAPALRRERWDTPDGDFVDCDWLELPPAAQPRPLLVLFHGLEGSSASHYSQAFASHAQQLGWDCALPHFRGCSGELNRAPRAYHSGDYLEIGWMLAQAAAHHPGPMVAVGVSLGGNALLRWAQEAGEQAGRTVKALAAISAPLDLAAASHAIHRGLNRQLYTRYFLRSMIPRGLKKLQQHPGLFDGERLARARSLVEFDEIFTAPLHGFRNAADYYARASAGPHLARLRVPSLVLNARNDPFVPFHSLPRPQPYGHAPLTLWQPAHGGHVGFPAGRWPGHALGLPISVCAWLEQHLG
- the nadC gene encoding carboxylating nicotinate-nucleotide diphosphorylase: MFDHNETLSEARARNVRDALFEDIGVADWTARLTPAGQRVLAQVRVREAAVCCGQPWFNDVFLALDPNAILRWHVTEGADMQPDQVILDIEADGRALLSAERPALNFLQTLSAVATRTRQHARAIDGASPNPRGCVVLDTRKTLPGLRLAQKYAVRIGGGANQRLALYDGILIKENHIAAAGGVAAALRAAQALHSGVGIQIEVETVDQLREALDAGAVSVLLDNFSPALMREAVALTQGRALLEASGGLTLERLRETAATGVDRISLGTLTKDVQATDYSMRVLGPA
- a CDS encoding c-type cytochrome, which produces MSHDAHDSHEGPIKTPKQLAWAVFFAFAVPILVIILLANYVSGQFKPAAGSTGMEAEAVAERIKPIGNVVVKAAGDLAAMKTGEQVYQAQCAACHGTGAAGAPKLADAAAWGPRLKGGFDALLNSALKGKGAMGAQGGGDFSDYEIARAVVYMANQSGGKFDEPKAPAAPASAAQ
- a CDS encoding DUF3820 family protein; amino-acid sequence: MRAQDLEALVTQTMPFGKHQGVVIADLPGNYLHWFAREGFPKGEIGRLLELMFEIDHNGLHELLRPLRAGPPRRP
- a CDS encoding porin; protein product: MRATSAIFGAALALAPAWGLAEGVQFHLSGFGQYTVGKVLSGDDKVLTLPLGGTQTRQCPCAIANWEYVGVYEKNRGWQADQESLIGVQGTMRMGDQFSATAQVLARPNNKDMQPTLDWAYVSWNLNDHWTLQAGRKRIPLYYYSDFLYIGTAYPWVRPPQDVYGWPIYAYDGANAAYTGQWGSFTVDANLWAGSFTHRNAPYNTQIYWGDNTHEKWGNIFGGYITLTRGEWNGRVMVMRYKDSIWQDLPGGGRTNLLNPEPTTIMALSLNYDGANWLVRTELNRLKQKNIKGQYDYYLIGVGYKIGDWTPMATVSHYETKDLGFGIEARDSHSLSLRYDLNKNWALKAQYDISKDKTTPTFYDFFGKHKMLTFSAQATF
- a CDS encoding GNAT family N-acetyltransferase, giving the protein MKLRPMHASDAAAVLAIQQAAYGPHFHEDWTVLGAKLALYPQGCWVAQAEAQVGAYLFSHPARLGQPLALHGALTLLPADPDCYYLHDLAIHPDWQGRGLGTQLRQCFDTLATQAGQRVRALVAVQNSRAFWERQGFDQATPLSPAAQQALAAYGPDAVALHGQAPSSR
- a CDS encoding DUF2946 family protein; the protein is MDEIVRAALKKWPNVPDCRGWLALDARGDWYMRDEACQRAGAFPHPKGSPVRHDKLREFINRNYEADAQGAWFFQNGPQRVYVELEAAPLVLRLLDDGGLEDHTGTPLSAQSCWLDEEGWLYVQTERGLGLVHSQDMGRAADRIEAGDWDPRPVTRAELPGRFGFVRKP